The following coding sequences lie in one Deltaproteobacteria bacterium HGW-Deltaproteobacteria-6 genomic window:
- a CDS encoding AMP-binding protein has translation MSDFVNKTVGNVIKETAGRYPENPALISPQFQIRQNYRELYDQCRKTARGLLALGIQKGDHVSVWTTNVPEWVYLQFALGMVGGVLVTINTNYQSHELEYILKQSDSTTLFLIDAYRDTSFYDTVRTVMPELNTHQPGRLASSKLPILKNIVYIGKKENTPGMFKFSDLIKMGEKITEQELDDRMNSLSDDDVINMQYTSGTTGFPKGVMLTHHNIVNNARMVGDVMGMTEKDSLLIQVPLFHCFGCVMSTLNSVYHGSAMVVLESFDPKIALELMAQEKCTAINGVPTMFVNILNHPDFNRYDLTSLRTGIMAGAPCPIETMNQVNTRMHCSEIVIAFGQTESAPVMTMTRRDDPVELRVATVGRLLPDIEGKIIDPETGLDLPADAQGEIVTRSACVMKGYYKMAEATAHTIDQDQWLHTGDLGVVDKNGYFKVTGRIKDMIIRGGENIYPREIEEFLYTNPKVANAQVIGIADKKYGEQVLAAVQLKDGETATAEEFNGFCKGKIARHKIPRYWEFIKEFPMTASGKIQKYKLKEMFEKKYKAE, from the coding sequence ATGTCCGATTTTGTGAACAAGACTGTAGGAAATGTAATTAAAGAAACAGCCGGCCGTTATCCGGAAAATCCCGCTCTGATTTCACCTCAATTTCAAATCCGTCAAAATTACCGCGAATTATATGACCAGTGCCGTAAAACGGCCAGAGGCCTGCTGGCGCTGGGCATTCAAAAGGGCGATCATGTTTCCGTCTGGACAACCAATGTCCCCGAATGGGTGTATCTGCAATTCGCCCTGGGTATGGTTGGCGGGGTTCTGGTCACCATCAACACCAACTACCAGTCCCATGAACTGGAATACATTCTCAAGCAATCCGATTCCACCACGCTTTTTTTAATCGACGCCTATCGCGACACCAGCTTTTACGATACCGTGCGCACAGTAATGCCGGAATTGAATACTCATCAACCGGGCCGGCTGGCATCTTCCAAACTGCCGATTTTGAAAAACATCGTCTATATCGGCAAAAAAGAAAATACGCCCGGCATGTTCAAATTTTCCGATCTGATTAAAATGGGGGAGAAAATAACGGAGCAGGAACTCGATGACCGGATGAATTCTCTCTCCGATGATGATGTCATCAATATGCAATACACCTCCGGGACAACCGGTTTTCCCAAAGGCGTCATGCTGACGCACCACAACATCGTCAATAACGCCCGCATGGTCGGCGACGTAATGGGCATGACTGAAAAAGACAGTCTGCTGATTCAGGTACCGCTCTTTCATTGCTTCGGCTGCGTCATGAGCACGCTCAACAGCGTGTATCACGGATCAGCCATGGTTGTCCTGGAATCCTTCGATCCAAAAATCGCCCTGGAGCTGATGGCTCAGGAAAAATGCACGGCCATCAACGGCGTACCGACCATGTTTGTAAACATTCTGAACCATCCTGATTTCAACCGCTATGATTTGACATCGCTGCGCACCGGCATCATGGCCGGCGCGCCCTGCCCTATCGAAACCATGAACCAGGTGAACACCAGAATGCATTGTTCCGAGATTGTCATTGCCTTCGGCCAGACGGAGTCAGCGCCGGTCATGACGATGACGCGCCGCGACGATCCGGTTGAGTTGCGCGTCGCCACCGTCGGACGCCTGCTGCCGGATATCGAAGGCAAAATTATTGATCCGGAAACAGGCCTTGATCTGCCGGCGGATGCGCAGGGCGAAATTGTCACCCGCAGCGCCTGCGTCATGAAGGGTTATTACAAAATGGCCGAAGCTACGGCGCACACGATCGATCAGGATCAGTGGCTGCACACCGGTGATCTGGGCGTCGTGGACAAAAACGGTTATTTTAAAGTCACCGGCCGGATCAAAGACATGATCATCCGGGGCGGTGAAAATATTTATCCCCGCGAAATCGAGGAATTCCTTTATACCAATCCGAAAGTAGCCAACGCCCAGGTGATCGGCATCGCCGACAAAAAATACGGAGAACAGGTTCTGGCGGCCGTCCAGCTCAAAGACGGAGAGACGGCGACCGCGGAAGAATTTAACGGGTTCTGCAAGGGAAAAATCGCCCGGCACAAGATCCCCCGCTATTGGGAGTTCATCAAGGAGTTCCCGATGACGGCCAGCGGCAAGATTCAGAAATACAAACTCAAAGAGATGTTTGAAAAAAAATATAAAGCAGAATGA
- a CDS encoding acyl-CoA synthetase, with amino-acid sequence MSNICYRDTIGDMARRAATKYGDKTAIIFREQKLSFYDLERQARRFANLMTSYGVQKGDRVAIYAYNSPYYPISMIGLAKIGAIQVPINYMLNAEEIAYVINHSGAKIFIIEDILYPIIAKDQDKFATVTKWGFLPLGDSIVPEGFFNLIEEMEAMPYDEPQVDVSAEDTVQIPYTSGTESKPKGAMLSHRALMSQYHSCIFDGQYETDDVSLHALPLFHCAQLHCFLMPYLYIGATNVIMHKADPLEMIRLIEKYQITHMFAPPTVWIGILNHPEFKNYNHRSLKKAAYGASIMPVEIIKQLSVTFRGLKLWNYYGQTEMGPVATILKPEDQLLKPGSAGKPVLNVETRLMDDDGKFVPVGTVGEIVHRSGHVMTGYLNDPEKTTEAFEFGWFHSGDLGRFDEDGYLYVVDRKKDMIKTGGENVASREVEEVLYQYPGIEEVAVIGLSDPKWIEIVAAVVIPKKGVTLNDKEIIAHCREKLAGFKCPKKVVIADRLPKNPSGKILKRELKEKFNAS; translated from the coding sequence ATGAGCAACATTTGTTACCGCGATACCATTGGCGATATGGCCCGGAGGGCCGCAACAAAATACGGCGATAAAACCGCTATTATTTTCCGTGAGCAGAAACTTTCATTTTATGATCTCGAACGGCAGGCCAGACGCTTTGCCAACCTCATGACCAGCTACGGCGTTCAAAAAGGCGACCGGGTGGCCATCTATGCCTACAATTCCCCCTACTATCCCATCAGCATGATCGGCCTGGCCAAGATCGGCGCCATTCAGGTTCCCATCAACTATATGCTCAACGCCGAGGAAATCGCCTATGTTATTAATCATTCGGGAGCGAAGATCTTCATCATCGAAGATATCCTGTATCCGATCATTGCCAAGGACCAGGACAAATTCGCCACCGTTACGAAATGGGGTTTCCTTCCTCTGGGGGATTCCATCGTTCCTGAGGGATTCTTCAACCTGATTGAGGAAATGGAAGCGATGCCCTACGATGAGCCCCAGGTGGATGTCAGCGCGGAAGATACCGTGCAGATTCCCTACACCAGCGGGACGGAGTCCAAGCCCAAGGGCGCCATGCTGTCGCACCGGGCGCTCATGTCGCAGTATCACAGCTGCATCTTCGACGGTCAGTATGAGACCGACGATGTAAGCCTGCACGCCCTGCCCCTCTTTCACTGTGCCCAGCTCCATTGCTTCCTCATGCCCTATCTGTATATCGGGGCCACCAATGTCATCATGCACAAGGCAGACCCCCTGGAAATGATCCGGCTGATTGAAAAGTATCAGATCACCCATATGTTTGCTCCGCCCACCGTCTGGATCGGGATTTTGAACCATCCGGAATTTAAAAACTACAACCACCGCAGTCTGAAAAAGGCGGCTTACGGCGCTAGCATCATGCCGGTGGAGATTATCAAGCAGCTGTCCGTAACATTCCGCGGCCTGAAGCTCTGGAACTATTACGGCCAGACGGAGATGGGGCCGGTGGCCACCATCTTGAAGCCTGAAGATCAGCTTCTGAAGCCTGGATCCGCAGGCAAGCCGGTTCTGAATGTTGAAACCCGTCTGATGGACGATGACGGAAAGTTTGTTCCCGTGGGCACCGTCGGAGAGATCGTCCATCGGTCCGGCCATGTCATGACAGGTTATCTCAACGACCCGGAAAAAACCACCGAGGCTTTTGAATTCGGCTGGTTCCACAGCGGCGACCTGGGGCGGTTTGATGAGGACGGCTATCTCTATGTTGTGGACCGCAAGAAGGACATGATCAAAACCGGCGGCGAAAACGTCGCGTCCCGCGAAGTCGAAGAGGTGCTTTACCAGTATCCGGGCATCGAAGAGGTGGCGGTGATCGGGCTTTCCGATCCCAAATGGATAGAAATCGTGGCGGCCGTTGTCATACCCAAAAAGGGCGTAACGCTCAACGACAAGGAGATTATCGCCCACTGCCGGGAAAAGCTGGCCGGATTCAAATGCCCCAAGAAGGTCGTCATCGCCGACAGGCTGCCTAAAAACCCGTCAGGAAAAATTTTGAAGCGGGAACTCAAGGAAAAATTCAACGCATCATAA
- a CDS encoding MerR family transcriptional regulator, protein MGDEFTSIGELARQLDMSQRTIRYYEEIGLLNSIKRVEGGRRIYTDADLRRLKLIKRLKIMGMTLTDMQELEAMWTYEKSNEKVLKRLLELLGNHLKRLDDRIADLDILRNEITEYQERIRAKMSK, encoded by the coding sequence ATGGGTGATGAATTTACTTCCATCGGAGAGCTCGCCAGACAACTGGATATGAGCCAGCGCACCATCCGCTATTATGAAGAAATCGGTCTGCTCAATTCCATCAAACGGGTGGAGGGCGGACGCAGAATCTATACGGACGCTGATCTGAGGCGTCTGAAATTGATCAAACGCCTGAAAATCATGGGCATGACCCTGACGGACATGCAGGAACTCGAAGCCATGTGGACCTATGAAAAGTCCAATGAAAAAGTGCTCAAAAGGCTTCTGGAGCTGCTCGGCAATCACTTAAAAAGGCTTGATGACCGCATTGCCGATCTGGATATCCTGAGAAACGAGATCACCGAATATCAGGAGCGCATCCGCGCGAAAATGAGCAAATAA
- a CDS encoding enoyl-ACP reductase, producing the protein MFKTRMTEMFGIEHPIMLAGMNWITEPKLVSAVCNAGGLGLLAIARCTPKETRENIRQIRQMTDKPFGINQILVGPGAKENIAVAIEEKVPVINYSLGKPWFVNDVHAYGGKVVGTIAIAKHAAKAVALGCDALVVTGHEAAAHGAAATSMVLIPLVASMVKVPLIAAGGFYDGRGLAAALALGADGISMGSRFMVVKESMVHDNFKRLCIEATEQDTLYDNVFDGMDGRVLKTKEAEAMTKRGFPVVEAVKGALLVKKLMNLSFAKFVGVSIEMLKAEEGHPLMVLARQAVGNMKHLKALNEGDVEGGILFAGQCCGGITDNPTTKELMDRVMREADAALAKLNSYKA; encoded by the coding sequence ATGTTTAAAACCAGAATGACGGAAATGTTCGGCATCGAGCATCCGATAATGCTTGCCGGGATGAACTGGATTACGGAACCCAAACTGGTTTCGGCCGTGTGCAACGCCGGGGGACTGGGACTCCTGGCCATCGCGCGCTGCACCCCGAAAGAAACGCGTGAAAACATCCGCCAGATCCGGCAGATGACGGATAAGCCTTTCGGCATCAATCAGATTCTGGTGGGGCCGGGGGCCAAAGAAAATATCGCCGTCGCGATCGAAGAGAAAGTTCCGGTGATCAACTATTCGCTGGGGAAGCCCTGGTTTGTGAATGACGTGCATGCCTATGGCGGCAAAGTGGTGGGCACGATCGCCATCGCCAAGCACGCGGCCAAAGCCGTTGCCCTGGGCTGCGACGCGCTGGTGGTCACAGGCCATGAAGCGGCGGCGCACGGCGCGGCGGCAACATCCATGGTGCTGATCCCACTGGTTGCTTCCATGGTGAAGGTACCTTTGATTGCCGCGGGCGGATTTTATGACGGACGGGGCCTTGCGGCGGCGCTGGCTCTGGGCGCGGACGGCATTTCCATGGGCAGCCGTTTCATGGTGGTCAAGGAAAGCATGGTGCATGACAACTTCAAAAGATTGTGCATCGAGGCGACCGAACAGGACACCCTTTACGACAACGTATTTGACGGCATGGACGGGCGTGTGCTGAAAACCAAAGAAGCCGAAGCAATGACCAAACGGGGCTTTCCGGTGGTGGAAGCCGTCAAGGGCGCGCTCCTGGTCAAAAAGCTGATGAATCTTTCTTTTGCCAAATTTGTGGGGGTCAGCATTGAAATGCTTAAAGCCGAGGAAGGCCATCCCCTGATGGTGCTGGCGCGCCAGGCCGTGGGCAACATGAAGCATCTCAAAGCGCTCAACGAGGGCGATGTGGAAGGCGGCATCCTTTTTGCCGGACAGTGCTGCGGCGGCATTACCGATAACCCGACCACCAAAGAACTGATGGACCGCGTTATGCGCGAAGCGGATGCGGCGCTGGCCAAATTGAACAGTTACAAGGCATAA
- a CDS encoding cupin fold metalloprotein, WbuC family: MKLVTNRMMDEWIAKAGEILRLRTNFNIHESLSDPVQRLFVAAGLNSYFRPHVHPGKSEFVIVLRGLFDILLFDDEGVVTERVSIGPEGQAFAMEIPADRCHAWIPMEEKSVFFEVKQGPYDPATSLIFAPWSPEEGSARVKEFQARLLAAQTGDRVS; encoded by the coding sequence ATGAAACTGGTAACAAACCGGATGATGGACGAGTGGATCGCCAAAGCAGGCGAAATCCTGCGGCTCAGAACCAACTTCAATATACACGAATCGTTATCCGACCCGGTACAGCGGTTATTTGTCGCAGCCGGGCTTAACTCTTATTTCCGGCCGCACGTCCATCCGGGAAAAAGCGAGTTTGTCATTGTGCTCCGCGGCCTGTTTGACATCCTGCTTTTCGATGATGAAGGCGTCGTCACCGAACGGGTGTCCATCGGACCGGAAGGGCAGGCCTTCGCCATGGAAATCCCGGCAGATCGGTGCCATGCCTGGATTCCCATGGAGGAAAAATCAGTATTCTTCGAGGTGAAGCAAGGGCCTTACGATCCCGCAACATCGCTGATATTTGCGCCCTGGTCGCCGGAAGAAGGCTCTGCTCGGGTCAAAGAATTCCAGGCCAGACTTCTTGCCGCGCAAACAGGCGACCGGGTTTCGTAA
- a CDS encoding antibiotic biosynthesis monooxygenase, with product MLTVIAKLPIKEGKMDEALAAFTELIAKVAQEEGTVLYSLNQDKANPNMLVVVEQYKDKAALEFHSSTPYFKAFFAASAAFIGGKPEMSIMKEVARV from the coding sequence ATGCTGACAGTTATTGCCAAACTACCGATTAAAGAAGGAAAGATGGATGAAGCTCTGGCGGCTTTCACGGAATTGATTGCCAAAGTGGCCCAGGAAGAGGGAACGGTTCTTTATTCTCTCAATCAGGATAAAGCCAACCCCAACATGCTGGTGGTGGTCGAACAATATAAAGATAAGGCAGCGCTGGAATTTCATTCCTCGACGCCGTACTTCAAAGCTTTCTTTGCCGCCAGCGCAGCGTTTATCGGCGGGAAACCGGAAATGTCGATTATGAAAGAGGTTGCCCGGGTATAA